AGCTAGCAGGAAGATCCTCGCCTCTTTCTCGTACTCACCGAGCGGGGCAGTCTTCCTGCCGTCGTAGACAGCGTAGTCGCCTTCAAGAGCCTTCTTCGCTGCATCCATGATAACAGTGAAGTTAGTGAATGGTGTTTGAAGCCCTATTCTCGTCGGATAGTTCAAGTTGTAGAGAAGCCGTTGTATCTGCTGCTTTACATCCTTGAAGCTAAGACCATCGTTTCTAATGAAGGGGCCAGCATACCACTCAACACTAGAGAACGCTTGAGCCCCAGTAAAGTAGTGTTGAAGTGTTATCAGGTAGTTCGCTACATGGTCGACGAATGTATCGAAGTGTCTTGCCGGGCGGGATATAACAGTAGGGGTCTTCAAGCCTTTCTCTAGTAGTCTTGCAATACTATGCCCACTACAGTAGGGTATGTAGATACTGTGGGGGAGCTTGTGGATATATATTAATCCATCCCTGTGAGCTCTGAGCAGGTGGCTCGGGATGAGATCCAGGAGATCCTTCTTCATGTAGTCTTCGAGCAGGTAGCTGAAGAAGCTGCCAGGCCCAATATACTTGTTCGCGTTCTCGTTTACATCAAGGCTACTCCACTTAATGTACTCTTCAAAGGGGTCTTTTTTACCGGTCCCGCCTCCACCAGGAGCTTCACGGATCTTCGAAATAGTCATGAGGTTTCAACCCTATGGGTAGTATATGCCAGTGGTAGTAATATACTTACCTGTAGACTTTAAAGCCCAGGGTGTTAATAATTGATGGAACCCACTCAAGTATAACAGACTTATCAAGTAGTACATTCCAGGCACGGTATTTTACTAATGCCTCAAGGGTCTAATAGGTGTTAGCACGCTTCACTCTGTAGTATCTTCGAGTGAGCTATTATAGTGCCCCCTAGTAGAGTCTAGGAGAGAATACCAAGTTTTCTCTCAGCTTCAGCTATGATCCTCGATACTACGATCCATGTTGCAAGCGGCTCATCGTATATGGAGTAGCATTTAGTAGAATACTTTAGAGTCTCCTCCTCAAAGTCGCCGTGGGGGAACCCTCCGACCCCTACAGCTAGATTGCCGTCTAGAGCTTCACCTACAATCTCCTTGATGCCGGCGTGCTCGCATTCCTCTCTCAGCACAATTAATCCTTTAACGTTAATGTCTTCAAGTAGCTCGGGGAGCCTCATGGTTTTAATGTAAAGTAGGGGGCTGGGTGAACCTGGTGGAACCCGCCCCTCCTTGAATAACTGCTCCATTAACCCTACAAACCTGTTGTAGTTTCTCGGTATTCTAGTAGAGGAGTCTATGAAGATAACGTGTCCCTGCAGTGTGTGAACATATACTTCTAAACTCTTCTCCTTGTTAAGGGGGCTTTCAAGTGCCTCTAAGAGGCTTACATGAATAATGTCAGGCCTCCCCCTCTTATGCTTTAAAGGTAGTTTTTTCATTGCATGGTAGTGGAGGCTTACATCAAGTAGCATATCCAACGGGCTCTTACCCCTCTTCCCAGCAGTCTTGAGAACAGCTGGATGCGATGCTATAGCTGGAGGAATAGTTTCAAGCGCTGACTCAAGCAGTATAATCTTAAGCTTCTTCAGTTCACCCACCCGTTTAACACTCTAAGAGTGGGCTGGATATAAGCCTCTAGTTCTCTAGAGACTGTAAGGTTAACGTGGTGTAGCTTGAAGATGAAGCGGGATGCGAGGAGGATTGCCAGGGAGAGAATAGTACTACTCTACAATCTCTCTCTTGAGAGAGCTAGAAGAGGGGACTACGAGCTAGCTAGAAGGTATATTGAAGTCATGTTGAGAATCGCTGGTAAAACCGGTGTAAGACCCCCTAGGTATATTAGGAGGGGTTATTGTAGGAGGTGCTACATACCGTTAATACCGGGTTTAACCCTAAGTGTCAGGGTAAGAGGTAGAGGTAAGGCTTCTAGAGTAGTCTACAGGTGTCTGGAATGCGGTTGGGTGAGAAGGTATCCCGTGAAAGCCTTAAAGAGAAGATTAAGGAGAGAGTAGCCGGTAAAGTGGATGTTCAGCTAGGTAAAAACGGGGTTACAGAAGGCTTCATCGAGGAGGTTAAACTGAGACTTGAAAAACACGGCGTAGTTAAGATAAGAGTCCTCAAGTCGTATAGAAGTGGACGTGAGGTGAGCGTAGAGGAGCTGGCTGCGAGAATAGCTGCTGCAGCCGGCGGGAGATTCTACGAGACCAGAGGGTTCACGATAATCCTAGTTAAAACCGGGTCTTCTAGAAGAGGTATTTTAAAGGATTAAACTAATCTGTATTCAAGTATCAAACCAGGTTTAACGGTGAGATAGCATGGTTACAGCGCTTGAGGCTCCAGCTAGCAAGCTGATTGAAAAGCTAGCTGAGTACTTGAAGAAGGAGGTTCCAGAGGTTAAGCCACCCGAGTGGAGTATCTTCGCTAAGACAGGCCCGCATAAGGAGAAGCCACCAAGCAACCCTGACTGGTGGTATTATAGAGCAGCCAGTATTCTCAGAAAACTCTATAAGGCTGGCGAGCCTGTAGGCCTCACGAAGCTGAGAAGAGAGTATGGGGGGAGGAAGAACAGAGGGGTACGCCCAGAGAGGTCAGTAGAGGCATCGGGTAAAGCGATAAGAGAGATATTAAAGCAGCTTGAGAGAGCACAGCTTGTCAGGCGGACCAGGAAGGGTAGGATTCTAACACCACAGGCTAGATCCCTAATGGATAGGCTTGCATTCGAGATCATGGTTGAGGAGAGCCGAGAGAACCCGGAGCTCGCTAAGTACCTCCCCGCCCAGGTAATACGCAGGTAGCTGGGGGTCTCCCCGTGCCAGCTGGAGATGAATACGGTAGCGAGTATGATGCAGAACTCGAGGAGTTGAGGAGGAGGAAGCTCGAGGAGCTACGGCGGCGCATGGAGGAAGAGAAGCAGAAGCGTGCAATCATAGATGCAACTCTAAGAAGAATACTGACACCTGAGGCTAGAGAAAGACTCAACAACTTGAGGCTCGTGAAGCCAGAGCTTGCAAGCTTGCTTGAAGAGCAACTGATAAATCTAGCGCAGAGCGGTAGAGTAAGAATACCTATAACAGATGAGTTTTTAAAGAAGCTTCTCTCAGAAATATACCAGCAGACTTACAGGGAGCCGAAGATAGAATTCAAGAGGAAATAGGTGTTAGAGAAATGGCTAGATTTAAGCATGTAGCTAGAAAGCTCAGGCTTGCAGCAGCCTTCAAGTCAAATAGCCCGATACCCGTATGGGTTACAATTAAAACGCGTTTAAGAGCTAGGAGAGGATTCAGGCTGAGAAACTGGAGGAGGAGTAAGCTTAAGAACATTTAGGGGGATATGAGCTATGAGTGAGTCAAAGCAGGTGGAGAAGACAGTACACGTAATACCCTTAAAGAGAGTGTTCTTCGGGCGGAGATCCAATAGGGCTGATAGAGCTATTAGATTGATAAGAAGGTATGTTGCCAGGCACTTCAAGGAAGCTGAGAGAATAATAATAGATCCAAGCGTTAACAGATATGTTTGGTCGAGGAGCCGTGAGAAGCCTCCGCGACGTGTACCTGTTGAGATTAGATTCGACAGGGAGAATAAGACTGCTAGAGTACTCTTGAAGAGAGTGAAGACTTAGCAGTAAACTTGTTATTTTAGATGCAATGTAAACACCATTTATAATGGATTGGAGGGTGGTTTTATTGGAGATAGTGAGGATGAGCTTCCACGGCAACTCTAATATAGGTGTCTACGCTTACACTAATAATAAGGTGCTACTGCTACCTCCAGGCGTGGGTAGAAGCGACGTAGAGGAGCTTGTAAGCGTTCTAGGCGTTAAAGCAGCCCTTGAATCAAGGATTGCGGGAACTCCTTTGAATGGAGTTTTTATCGCTGGAAATGATAACGCGATAATACTACCTAGAATCGTGTTCGAGGATGAAGTAGAGTACCTGCGCAGCCAGCTGAAGGATCTAGGCGTCGACATAGCAGTACACGTATCCCGCTCACGCTACACAGCGCTGGGAAATCTTCTCGCATGCAATAACAAGGGTTGTATAGCCAGCCCTCTAATGGATAAAGAAGACTTGGAGGAAATCCGCAGTATAGTTGGAGTAGAGGTTATTCAAGCCCGCTTAATGAACATGGATATACCTGGAAGCATACTCGTTGTAAGTGATAGAGGTGGAGTAGTACACCCTGATGTAGACGACCAGAGCTTAGAGTCCATTCAAGAGATCCTCGCTGTGAGAGTTGAACGCGCAACAGTTAACGCCGGCATCCCCTTCGTGAAGAGTGGTTTATTAGCTAATAATCACGGTGTAGTCGTAGGAGGAAATACAACCGGACCCGAGATACTTAGAGTGCGAAGAGGCTTCGGGGGTGGAGAGTAATGGAGGTTAAAACCTACAGGGTTACAGGCTACATGCTGGTGAGCCATGATAAATACCCTACATGGCAGAAGTTCACGAAGGAGCTGAGGGGGATTAACGAGAAGGAGGTTCTCGAGAAGCTCTACTCGATACTAGGCAGCAACCACAAGTTGAAGAGGTATCACATCAGAGTTGAGAGAATAGAGGAGATTGACCCGAGTGAAGCGAGAAGCCATTCTATAAGGCATATACTAAGCTTGGAGAGGATTGTAAAGCCATGAGCGAGGATAGGAGCAAGGGGACTATCTCACTTGAGGAGATAGCTGCTAGAATCAACGAGCTAAGGGAGTACGCTAACATGCTGGCGTCAACTATTAACACCTACGTCTCCCAGCAGAGGGAGCTCCAGCTAGCACTTGAAACCCTAAAGAACATGCCTGATGAAGGCGGATCGGGCTACGTGGTTATAGATCGGCTGTCAACAGCTATGATACCAGCTACTATAAGTGAGGGCTGGAGTAAAAGCATCCTAGTACACCTGGGGCTAGGGTACTACTTGAAGACAGATAAGACGAGTGCATCTGAAATAATCTCTAAGAAGAGTAGTAGCCTCGAGAAGCTTATAGCTGAGCTTCAGAGAAGATATAGGGTAGTCGTAGAGGAGCTTGAAAAACTGCAGAGCATTTTAACCCAGCTTACAGCTGGCGGGAGCAGGCTCGAGGAGACTAGTGGAGGATAAGGATAATTGTTCAAGAAGCTTAAAGCTGTTTTCTCCAGGTTCATTGAGACTGCATCAAGCTTCATATCCTCGAAGGAGAAGCTTCTAGAAGCTGTAGACGAGTTAAAACTAGAGCTTCTAGCAAACGATGTAGCCTACGAGGCAGCTGAGGATATAGCGTTAAAGCTAGCTAAGCTTATAGAAGAAGGCTCTATCAAGCGGAAAGAGGATCTCGTGAAAGCATTGAAAACCATACTCCTAGGGTACTTTGAGGGGCTAGGCAACCTGGACCTGGTATCCATGGCTGCAGCAAGACCCCCACTTAAAGTAGTCTTCCTCGGCGTGAACGGGGTCGGCAAGACCACAACGATCGCTAAGATAGCAGTCTACATGCGTGACAACGGGTTTAAACCCTTAATGATTGCTGCTGACACTTTCAGAGCCGGGGCTCAGGAGCAGCTTAAAGTACACTCTGAGAGAACAGGGATACCTGTGTTCACAGGCAGGTATGGCTCAGATCCAGCTGCACTAGCATACGATGCAATCAAATACGGGTTGAACAGGGGCTTCAACGTCTTCCTCGTGGATACTGCTGGTAGAATGCACGTAGACGTGGATTTAATCGGGGAGTTGAAGAAGATTGTGAGAGTAGTAAAGCCCGACGTGAAGATCCTGGTTGTAGACGCTTTAACAGGTAATGATGCATTAGAGCAAGCTAGATTCTTCAATGAAGCCGTCGGGGTAGATGGTGTTGTGGTAGCGAAAGTCGACGCTTACGAGGAGGGCGGGGTTCCATTAAGCATAGCTTACATCTTGAGAAAACCCATAATCTTCATCGGTGTAGGCCAGGACTACAAGGATTTAAAGCCTTTTAATCCATCCGAGTATGTCGACAGGATCATCTCTGCTTACAGCGAGTAGGTGTTTGAATTGAATCTTAGGGAGCTAGTAGACTCGTGGAGGAAGATTTTAGCTATTGCTGTGAAGCCTGAGCCAGACGAGTACTTAACTATACTGAAGATTAGCCTTCTAGGCCTCGCTCTAGTTGGAGGAATAGCTTTCGCTATAAGAATGATATTCTACACGTTCCTCTATCCCTACACGGGGTGAAGCTTTTGGCTGAGCAGGAGGGCCAGGATACCAGAGAAGTTAAGGTGTACGCTGTGAGGACAACTCTAGGTAGAGAGCTCGATGTAGCTTTAATCATGAGCACTAGGGTTGAAGAGAAGCTTTCAAGAGGCGAGGAGACTAGTGTCCGAGGGATAATTATACCTCCAGGTGTTAGAGGCTACGTGTTTATAGAGCTGGAAAAACTTAGCGAGCTCTACAGTCTAATAGCAGACATAAAGTACGTTAAAAGCGGGAGACCGGTGAAGGTATCCTTCGAGGAGCTTGAGAGAATGCTTAAACCTAAACCCGTCATCGAGGAACTTAACGTCGGGGATGTAGTCGAGATAACTAGAGGCCCCTTTAGAGGAATGTATGCTAGAGTATCTAGTATAGATAAGAATAAAAACATGCTCACAGTGAACATTTTAGAGGCTGCTTTCACAATACCCATAACTATTCCAGGTGATTACGTGAGGAAGACAAGTAAGGGTGCGTAGAAATGGTGGAGAAGACTATAAGAGTCATGGTGGAAGGAGGGCGGGCGACACCAGGGCCTCCACTAGGCCCTACTCTCTCCCCATACAAGCTGAATATTCAAGAAGTTGTTAAAGCAATCAACGATGCTACAAGAGACTTCGAGGGGCTTACAGTCCCAGTAGAGATAGTAATCGATACTGAGACGAAGAAGTTCCAGGTGCGAGTCGGGATACCTACAACTACAGCCCTCTTAATGAAGGAGGCTGGCGTCAAGCAGCCTACAGGGGATCCAGGCCACCAGAAGATAGGTAATATAAGCTTCGAGCAGGCGGTGAAAATCGCTATACTCAAGAAGGATTCACTGACAGCTAAGACACTTAAAGCGGCGGTTAAAACTATTCTAGGATCGGCTAGATCAATCGGGATAACTGTTGACGGAAAGGATCCAAGAGAAATACAGAAGCTGATTGATACTGGTGCATACGATGAAATACTCTCAAAGTACGAGGAGGAGTGGAGTAAAGGTGGTGGGTGATGCCAGCCTACACGCGTGAAACCATAGTGAACGCTATAGAGAAAGCCTTAAAGCTAGGCGGAGAACGGGGATTCAAGCAGAGCGTGGAGATGGTAGTAGTGCTTAAGGATATCGATGTTAAAGGGCAGGCTGGGAGAATAAGGGAGTACGTAGTGCTACCTAAGGGTAGAGGGAAGGAGAGAAGTATCTGTGTTGTAGCAGACGGCGAGATAGCTGTGAAAGCCCGTGAAGCCGGGGCGAGAATCGTGCTGACAAGCCAGGATCTACAAGGTTTAACCAAGAAGCAGGCTAAGAAGATAGTGGATCAATGCGACTGGATACTTGTAAGAACAGACTTAATGTCCCTGGTGGGGCGCACTCTAGGCCCAGCAATGGGTCCAAGGGGGAAGGCACCAGTGCCTCTACCAGCATCAGCTGACATAGCTGGATTAATCAAGAGGTACGCTAATACAGTTGTTGTTAGAGTCAAGGATCAACCCCAAGTAATGACTTCAATCGGTGCAGCAGATATGAGTCCAAGCGACCTAGCTGATAACGCTCTAGCAGTACTCTCCACTCTAGAGTCAAAGCTACCCTCAGGGGTAGCTAATATTCGTAAAGTAGTATTCAAGACTACAATGGGGATGCCGGTGGAGGTGTAGTTCCATGAAAGCTTTAACAAGGGAGCTGCCTGAGTGGAAAGTCAAGCTTGTAGACGAGCTCGCAGAGCAGGCTAGGA
This window of the Desulfurococcus sp. genome carries:
- a CDS encoding 50S ribosomal protein L1 is translated as MPAYTRETIVNAIEKALKLGGERGFKQSVEMVVVLKDIDVKGQAGRIREYVVLPKGRGKERSICVVADGEIAVKAREAGARIVLTSQDLQGLTKKQAKKIVDQCDWILVRTDLMSLVGRTLGPAMGPRGKAPVPLPASADIAGLIKRYANTVVVRVKDQPQVMTSIGAADMSPSDLADNALAVLSTLESKLPSGVANIRKVVFKTTMGMPVEV
- a CDS encoding 30S ribosomal protein S19e — encoded protein: MVTALEAPASKLIEKLAEYLKKEVPEVKPPEWSIFAKTGPHKEKPPSNPDWWYYRAASILRKLYKAGEPVGLTKLRREYGGRKNRGVRPERSVEASGKAIREILKQLERAQLVRRTRKGRILTPQARSLMDRLAFEIMVEESRENPELAKYLPAQVIRR
- a CDS encoding ribonuclease P Rpr2/Rpp21/SNM1 subunit; its protein translation is MKRDARRIARERIVLLYNLSLERARRGDYELARRYIEVMLRIAGKTGVRPPRYIRRGYCRRCYIPLIPGLTLSVRVRGRGKASRVVYRCLECGWVRRYPVKALKRRLRRE
- the ftsY gene encoding signal recognition particle-docking protein FtsY — its product is MFKKLKAVFSRFIETASSFISSKEKLLEAVDELKLELLANDVAYEAAEDIALKLAKLIEEGSIKRKEDLVKALKTILLGYFEGLGNLDLVSMAAARPPLKVVFLGVNGVGKTTTIAKIAVYMRDNGFKPLMIAADTFRAGAQEQLKVHSERTGIPVFTGRYGSDPAALAYDAIKYGLNRGFNVFLVDTAGRMHVDVDLIGELKKIVRVVKPDVKILVVDALTGNDALEQARFFNEAVGVDGVVVAKVDAYEEGGVPLSIAYILRKPIIFIGVGQDYKDLKPFNPSEYVDRIISAYSE
- a CDS encoding protein translocase SEC61 complex subunit gamma; the encoded protein is MNLRELVDSWRKILAIAVKPEPDEYLTILKISLLGLALVGGIAFAIRMIFYTFLYPYTG
- a CDS encoding 50S ribosomal protein L31e, which produces MSESKQVEKTVHVIPLKRVFFGRRSNRADRAIRLIRRYVARHFKEAERIIIDPSVNRYVWSRSREKPPRRVPVEIRFDRENKTARVLLKRVKT
- a CDS encoding translation initiation factor IF-6, giving the protein MEIVRMSFHGNSNIGVYAYTNNKVLLLPPGVGRSDVEELVSVLGVKAALESRIAGTPLNGVFIAGNDNAIILPRIVFEDEVEYLRSQLKDLGVDIAVHVSRSRYTALGNLLACNNKGCIASPLMDKEDLEEIRSIVGVEVIQARLMNMDIPGSILVVSDRGGVVHPDVDDQSLESIQEILAVRVERATVNAGIPFVKSGLLANNHGVVVGGNTTGPEILRVRRGFGGGE
- the rpl18a gene encoding 50S ribosomal protein L18Ae; this translates as MEVKTYRVTGYMLVSHDKYPTWQKFTKELRGINEKEVLEKLYSILGSNHKLKRYHIRVERIEEIDPSEARSHSIRHILSLERIVKP
- a CDS encoding 50S ribosomal protein L11 produces the protein MVEKTIRVMVEGGRATPGPPLGPTLSPYKLNIQEVVKAINDATRDFEGLTVPVEIVIDTETKKFQVRVGIPTTTALLMKEAGVKQPTGDPGHQKIGNISFEQAVKIAILKKDSLTAKTLKAAVKTILGSARSIGITVDGKDPREIQKLIDTGAYDEILSKYEEEWSKGGG
- a CDS encoding DNA-binding protein, with the translated sequence MPAGDEYGSEYDAELEELRRRKLEELRRRMEEEKQKRAIIDATLRRILTPEARERLNNLRLVKPELASLLEEQLINLAQSGRVRIPITDEFLKKLLSEIYQQTYREPKIEFKRK
- a CDS encoding YhbY family RNA-binding protein, with translation MRLGEKVSRESLKEKIKERVAGKVDVQLGKNGVTEGFIEEVKLRLEKHGVVKIRVLKSYRSGREVSVEELAARIAAAAGGRFYETRGFTIILVKTGSSRRGILKD
- a CDS encoding transcription elongation factor Spt5 is translated as MAEQEGQDTREVKVYAVRTTLGRELDVALIMSTRVEEKLSRGEETSVRGIIIPPGVRGYVFIELEKLSELYSLIADIKYVKSGRPVKVSFEELERMLKPKPVIEELNVGDVVEITRGPFRGMYARVSSIDKNKNMLTVNILEAAFTIPITIPGDYVRKTSKGA
- a CDS encoding 50S ribosomal protein L39e; the encoded protein is MARFKHVARKLRLAAAFKSNSPIPVWVTIKTRLRARRGFRLRNWRRSKLKNI
- a CDS encoding 16S rRNA methyltransferase, which produces MGELKKLKIILLESALETIPPAIASHPAVLKTAGKRGKSPLDMLLDVSLHYHAMKKLPLKHKRGRPDIIHVSLLEALESPLNKEKSLEVYVHTLQGHVIFIDSSTRIPRNYNRFVGLMEQLFKEGRVPPGSPSPLLYIKTMRLPELLEDINVKGLIVLREECEHAGIKEIVGEALDGNLAVGVGGFPHGDFEEETLKYSTKCYSIYDEPLATWIVVSRIIAEAERKLGILS
- a CDS encoding prefoldin domain-containing protein — translated: MSEDRSKGTISLEEIAARINELREYANMLASTINTYVSQQRELQLALETLKNMPDEGGSGYVVIDRLSTAMIPATISEGWSKSILVHLGLGYYLKTDKTSASEIISKKSSSLEKLIAELQRRYRVVVEELEKLQSILTQLTAGGSRLEETSGG